The Buchnera aphidicola (Chaetosiphella stipae setosa) genome has a window encoding:
- a CDS encoding 2-oxo acid dehydrogenase subunit E2 — MNIVIKVPDIGIEEAEVIEVLVNINDEVNIDQGLIIVEGQKASIEVPCLHHGIIKKIEVKVGDIVKVNSPIAILQVFESNKNKQHDNVVSINKNLTSSNHYKQKNLEICGNEDKKKKKYVHSSPSVKRLCRKLNISISHVQGTGRKNRILKEDVKNYFLSLQGKKKLDNNMQEKIFYENEQENKNILNKNNEVVFLSKIQQFSGLNLTRNWKNIPHVTQFDKIDITCLENFRKKINKNFTEKNVKLTLLPFIIKSIAINLIQYKKFNSVLHSKKDRIILNKDINIGIAVNTKKGIIVPVLKNVDNKNVLEISQELILLSEKAQKKKLLFNDTKDSSFTISNLGGFGGMEFTPIINFPEVAILGVSRAKIEPIWKKDKFIPRLLLPISLSYDHRVIDGVDGALFIKNLNKNLENFYKILF, encoded by the coding sequence GTGAATATTGTTATTAAAGTTCCTGATATTGGAATAGAAGAAGCTGAAGTAATAGAGGTTTTGGTAAATATTAATGATGAAGTTAATATAGATCAAGGTTTAATTATTGTAGAAGGTCAAAAAGCTTCAATAGAAGTTCCTTGTTTACATCATGGAATTATAAAAAAAATTGAAGTTAAAGTTGGCGATATAGTTAAAGTTAATTCTCCAATTGCAATTTTACAAGTTTTTGAATCAAATAAAAATAAACAACATGATAATGTTGTTTCTATAAATAAAAATTTAACATCTTCAAATCATTATAAACAGAAAAATCTTGAAATATGTGGAAATGAAGATAAGAAGAAAAAAAAATATGTACATTCTTCACCTTCAGTTAAAAGATTATGCCGTAAATTAAATATTTCTATTTCTCATGTTCAAGGTACAGGAAGAAAAAATAGAATTTTAAAAGAAGATGTAAAAAATTATTTTCTTTCTTTACAAGGGAAGAAAAAACTTGATAATAACATGCAAGAAAAAATATTTTATGAAAATGAGCAAGAGAATAAAAATATTTTAAATAAAAATAATGAAGTTGTTTTTTTAAGTAAAATACAACAATTTTCAGGTTTAAATTTAACTCGAAATTGGAAGAATATTCCGCATGTTACGCAATTTGATAAAATTGATATTACATGTTTAGAAAATTTTAGAAAAAAAATAAATAAAAATTTTACTGAGAAAAATGTAAAATTAACTTTATTACCTTTTATTATAAAATCTATTGCAATAAATTTAATTCAATATAAAAAATTTAATAGTGTTTTACATTCTAAAAAAGATCGAATTATCCTTAACAAGGATATTAATATAGGAATAGCTGTAAACACTAAAAAAGGAATTATTGTTCCTGTATTAAAAAATGTAGATAATAAAAATGTTTTAGAAATTTCCCAGGAGTTAATTTTATTATCAGAAAAAGCACAAAAGAAAAAACTATTATTTAATGATACAAAAGATAGCAGTTTTACTATTTCTAATTTAGGTGGATTTGGAGGAATGGAATTTACTCCTATTATAAATTTTCCTGAAGTAGCAATTTTAGGAGTTTCTAGAGCAAAAATTGAACCAATATGGAAAAAAGATAAGTTTATTCCACGTTTGCTATTGCCTATATCTTTATCGTATGATCATAGAGTTATTGATGGAGTAGATGGAGCTTTGTTTATAAAAAATTTAAATAAAAATTTAGAGAATTTTTATAAAATTTTATTTTAA
- the lpdA gene encoding dihydrolipoyl dehydrogenase yields MNTQVINTSLVVIGGGPAGYSSAFRASDLGIDTILIEKESVLGGVCLNYGCIPSKALLHFSKFLEEYKEFTELKIFNKKLSFNLENIKRWKQNIISDMNNGLKILANKRNVQVIQGTASFIHKNKILVKKEDCNIELNYENTIIASGSSPIKLPSLRNKIDKRIWYSTDALKIPFIPSKMLIIGGGIIGLEMAIVYSSLGTEIDVIENSSMILPSSDLDVSSFFINSINKKFNLFLSTSIEKIKFLEKKIFVKINKNGKMYKNKYDVILVSIGRFPNTNLNLNNVNVDLDNRGFIKTNKQCCTNIKNIFAVGDVTGNPMLAHKGIYEGHIAAEVISGKNHFFDTNIIPNICYTDPEVAWVGISEKEAIKSNIEYEKAVFPWIASGKARVSNAVNGMTKLIFNKNTKKIIGGSIVGRNAGELLGEITLAIEMGCDISDISLTIHAHPTLYESINSTSKIAERTITDLINLK; encoded by the coding sequence ATGAATACACAAGTTATTAATACAAGTTTAGTAGTTATTGGTGGAGGTCCTGCAGGATATTCTTCTGCTTTTAGAGCATCTGATTTAGGAATAGATACTATTTTAATTGAAAAAGAATCTGTGTTAGGAGGAGTATGCTTAAACTATGGTTGTATACCTTCTAAAGCTTTATTACATTTTTCAAAATTTTTAGAAGAATATAAAGAGTTTACAGAATTAAAAATTTTTAATAAAAAATTATCTTTTAATTTAGAAAATATTAAAAGATGGAAACAAAATATAATTAGTGATATGAATAATGGATTAAAAATTTTAGCAAATAAAAGAAATGTACAAGTTATTCAAGGAACAGCATCTTTTATTCATAAAAATAAAATTCTTGTTAAAAAAGAAGATTGTAATATTGAATTAAATTATGAAAATACAATTATTGCTTCTGGATCTAGTCCCATTAAACTTCCGTCTTTAAGAAATAAAATAGATAAGAGAATATGGTATTCTACTGATGCTTTAAAAATTCCATTTATTCCCTCTAAAATGTTGATTATTGGAGGAGGTATCATCGGTTTAGAAATGGCTATTGTATATAGTTCTTTAGGTACAGAAATTGATGTTATAGAAAATTCAAGTATGATTTTGCCTTCTTCTGATTTGGATGTAAGTTCTTTTTTTATTAACTCAATTAATAAAAAATTTAATTTATTTTTAAGTACTTCAATAGAGAAAATAAAATTTTTAGAGAAAAAAATTTTTGTTAAAATAAATAAAAATGGAAAAATGTATAAAAATAAATATGATGTGATTTTAGTTTCTATAGGAAGATTTCCAAATACAAATTTAAATTTAAATAATGTGAATGTAGATTTGGACAATAGAGGTTTTATTAAAACTAATAAACAATGTTGTACAAATATTAAAAATATATTTGCCGTTGGTGATGTTACAGGTAATCCAATGCTTGCGCATAAAGGAATTTATGAAGGTCATATTGCAGCTGAAGTAATATCTGGAAAAAATCATTTTTTTGATACTAATATTATACCTAATATTTGTTATACAGATCCTGAAGTTGCTTGGGTTGGGATCAGTGAAAAAGAAGCGATTAAAAGTAATATTGAATATGAGAAAGCAGTTTTTCCATGGATTGCTTCTGGAAAAGCACGTGTTTCTAATGCTGTAAATGGAATGACAAAATTAATTTTTAATAAAAATACAAAAAAAATTATTGGTGGATCTATTGTTGGTAGAAACGCTGGAGAATTATTAGGAGAAATCACTTTAGCAATAGAAATGGGTTGTGATATTTCTGATATTTCTTTAACTATACATGCTCATCCTACATTATATGAATCTATTAATTCTACATCTAAAATAGCTGAAAGAACAATTACTGATTTAATCAATTTAAAATAA
- the erpA gene encoding iron-sulfur cluster insertion protein ErpA, whose protein sequence is MNDKISQMKITKSAIIQIKNLSSQKKKNIRFRIYITGGGCNGFQYGFKFEKKINQQDIIIKKSNIEIIIDPISFQYLVGGEIDYIENLNGSKFIIKNPHAKTKCSCGESFSI, encoded by the coding sequence ATGAATGATAAAATATCTCAAATGAAAATAACTAAGTCTGCGATTATTCAAATAAAAAATTTATCATCTCAAAAAAAAAAAAATATTAGATTTAGAATATATATTACAGGAGGAGGATGTAACGGATTTCAATACGGATTTAAATTTGAAAAAAAAATCAATCAACAAGATATTATAATAAAAAAATCAAATATTGAAATAATTATTGATCCAATTAGTTTTCAATATCTTGTTGGAGGAGAAATTGATTATATTGAAAATTTAAATGGTTCTAAATTTATTATAAAAAATCCACATGCAAAAACTAAATGTAGTTGCGGAGAATCTTTTAGTATATAA